From Candidatus Manganitrophus morganii, the proteins below share one genomic window:
- a CDS encoding efflux transporter outer membrane subunit: MRFMSLIILSLLITACAMGPDYTRPNVPVPDSFRMAETEETQSIANLPWWELLRDEELQKLVRIALHENKNLQLAVARVEAFQAFLGSARMEFAPQLNATANLPFGKLNAVNIPRVPSSSSYYGQANLSWELDIWGRVRRANEAARAQLLAEEENRRAVVLELVASVAQAYFDLRQLDMQLEIGKEALQSWEESVEIAEARLRQGLITRLDVDQFEAERANAAARLFELERAMIQKENELSVLLGRNPARIGRGRSLTEQGMPPEVPAGLPSELLQRRPDILRSEQDLAAATARIGVAKASRFPTISLTGILGVASPQLSGLEEGNFGAAGVGLFAPLFNARTFGFEQKAAEAQARQVLALYEQTVIIAFREVEDALVAVRTARDQNKAEESQVAALQSALHLADLRYQSGHSNYLDVLTAKRNLYEAELALTATRRLHLVSIVQLYKALGGGWEPAMEQPRSTRFPPDLHWGEPIQPG; encoded by the coding sequence ATGCGCTTCATGAGCCTGATCATTCTATCGCTGTTGATCACCGCGTGCGCCATGGGGCCCGATTACACCCGGCCCAACGTTCCGGTTCCTGACTCTTTCCGGATGGCCGAGACCGAGGAGACCCAATCGATCGCCAACCTCCCCTGGTGGGAGCTCCTTCGCGACGAGGAACTTCAGAAGCTGGTTCGAATCGCGTTGCATGAGAACAAAAACCTGCAACTCGCCGTCGCGAGGGTCGAAGCCTTCCAGGCCTTCTTGGGGAGCGCGCGGATGGAATTCGCTCCCCAACTGAACGCCACGGCCAATCTTCCGTTCGGCAAGTTAAACGCGGTCAACATCCCCAGGGTTCCCTCGTCCAGCAGTTATTATGGACAGGCCAATCTGTCGTGGGAGCTCGACATTTGGGGCCGGGTCCGAAGAGCGAACGAAGCGGCGCGGGCGCAACTCTTGGCGGAGGAAGAAAATCGGCGGGCCGTGGTCTTGGAGCTGGTGGCAAGCGTCGCCCAAGCTTACTTCGATCTTCGTCAATTGGATATGCAGTTGGAGATCGGAAAGGAAGCGCTTCAGTCGTGGGAGGAATCGGTTGAGATCGCCGAAGCGCGATTGCGGCAAGGGCTGATCACCCGGTTGGATGTCGATCAGTTCGAAGCGGAGCGGGCGAACGCCGCGGCCCGGCTGTTCGAGCTGGAGCGGGCGATGATTCAGAAGGAGAACGAGCTGAGCGTCCTGCTGGGGAGAAACCCGGCTCGAATCGGAAGAGGCCGATCGCTGACCGAGCAGGGAATGCCCCCCGAGGTGCCGGCCGGTTTGCCTTCGGAACTCCTTCAGCGCCGGCCCGACATCCTCCGATCGGAACAAGACCTGGCCGCCGCAACGGCCCGGATCGGAGTGGCCAAGGCGTCCCGTTTCCCGACGATCAGCTTGACGGGAATCCTCGGTGTGGCAAGTCCCCAACTCTCCGGCCTGGAGGAGGGGAACTTCGGCGCGGCCGGTGTTGGATTGTTCGCTCCTCTTTTCAACGCCCGGACATTCGGGTTCGAGCAGAAGGCGGCGGAGGCGCAAGCAAGACAGGTGTTGGCGCTATACGAGCAGACGGTGATCATCGCCTTTAGAGAGGTTGAAGATGCGCTTGTCGCGGTTCGTACGGCGCGCGATCAAAACAAGGCAGAGGAAAGTCAGGTTGCAGCGCTGCAGTCGGCCCTTCATCTGGCCGATCTGCGCTATCAAAGCGGGCATTCCAATTATCTCGATGTCCTCACCGCCAAGCGCAATCTTTACGAAGCGGAGCTGGCTCTGACCGCCACCCGCCGGCTTCATCTGGTATCGATCGTCCAGCTCTACAAGGCGCTCGGCGGGGGATGGGAGCCGGCGATGGAACAGCCGCGATCGACCCGGTTCCCTCCTGATTTGCATTGGGGGGAGCCGATCCAACCGGGATGA